One window of the Manihot esculenta cultivar AM560-2 chromosome 14, M.esculenta_v8, whole genome shotgun sequence genome contains the following:
- the LOC110599702 gene encoding mitogen-activated protein kinase 9, protein MGSGTFVDGVRRWFQRRNTSASSSSASNNFVNGADTDLSGHPQSSATSVHERGRKEEGGELENQLTVIEDFDFSGLKHIRVPKRSTHFAFGSTTTIGPPKKGSAEAEFFTEYGEASRYQIQEVVGTGSYGVVCSAIDTHTGEKVAIKKINDVFEHVSDATRILREIKLLRLLQHPDIVEIKHIMLPPSRREFRDIYVVFELMESDLHQVIKANDDLTPEHYQFFLYQLLRGLKYIHTANVFHRDLKPKNILANADCKLKICDLGLARVSFNDAPSAIFWTDYVATRWYRAPELCGSFFSKYTPAIDIWSIGCIFAEMLTGKPLFPGKNVVHQLDLMTDLLGTPPPESIARIRNEKARRYLNNMRKKLPVPFSQKFPNVDPLALRLLERLLAFDPKDRPTAEEALADPYFHGLSNVDREPSTQPISKLEFEFERRKLAKDDVRELIYREILEYHPQMLEEYLQGGEQTSFMYPSGVDRFKRQFAHLEEHYGKGERSTPLQRQHASLPRERVPAPKEAASEKNNDLERETSTSGATNGPGNATATENGSAKGNHSTRSLLKSASISASKCIGAQPGTDTEDTVGEVSDESVNVDLSQKVATLHA, encoded by the exons TCGTCGTTGGTTTCAACGCCGCAACACTTCTGCATCGTCATCATCTGCCAGTAATAATTTTGTGAATGGTGCAGATACTGATCTCAGTGGACACCCACAATCATCTGCTACTAGTGTGCATGAAAGGGGAAGAAAGGAAGAGGGTGGTGAGCTGGAGAATCAGTTGACTGTTATTGAAGATTTTGATTTCTCTGGATTAAAGCACATTAGAGTACCCAAACGAAGTACCCATTTTGCTTTTGGCTCTACTACTACCATCGGTCCACCCAAGAAG GGTTCTGCTGAAGCAGAATTCTTCACCGAGTATGGAGAGGCAAGTAGATATCAAATACAAGAAGTCGTTGGGACAGGCAGTTATGGTGTTGTTTGCTCTGCAATTGACACTCATACTGGAGAAAAGGTTGCAATCAAGAAGATTAATGatgtttttgagcatgtttctgATGCCACACGTATTTTGAGAGAAATTAAGCTTCTTCGGTTGCTTCAACATCCTGACATTGTAGAAATAAAGCATATCATGCTTCCTCCTTCACGTAGAGAATTCAGAGATATCTATGTtgtttttgagttgatggaATCTGATCTTCACCAAGTAATTAAGGCAAATGATGATCTTACTCCTGAACATTATCAGTTTTTCTTGTACCAGCTTCTTCGTGGCCTGAAATATATACATACAG CCAATGTGTTTCATCGAGATTTAAAGCCAAAGAACATTCTTGCTAATGCCGATTGCAAACTGAAGATATGTGATCTTGGTCTTGCTCGAGTATCTTTTAATGATGCCCCTTCAGCTATTTTTTGGACT GACTATGTAGCAACCAGGTGGTATCGTGCGCCTGAACTTTGTGGCTCTTTTTTCTCTAAA TACACCCCTGCAATTGATATTTGGAGCATAGGATGCATATTTGCTGAAATGCTTACAGGAAAACCATTGTTTCCTGGGAAGAATGTGGTGCATCAATTGGATCTCATGACTGATTTGCTTGGCACTCCTCCTCCTGAATCCATTGCAAGA ATTAGGAATGAAAAGGCAAGAAGGTATCTTAATAACATGCGGAAGAAACTACCAGTTCCATTCTCACAGAAGTTCCCTAATGTAGATCCGTTGGCTCTGCGCCTGCTTGAACGCCTACTTGCATTTGATCCTAAAGATCGTCCAACAGCTGAAGAG GCATTAGCTGATCCTTATTTTCATGGTTTGTCAAATGTCGATCGTGAGCCATCCACTCAACCCATTTCAAAACTGGAGTTCGAGTTTGAGAGAAGGAAATTGGCAAAAGATGATGTGAGAGAATTGATCTACAGAGAG ATACTGGAATATCATCCTCAGATGCTTGAGGAGTACCTTCAAGGTGGTGAACAAACAAGCTTTATGTACCCAAG TGGCGTTGATCGATTCAAGCGGCAATTTGCACATCTTGAGGAGCATTATGGCAAAGGTGAAAGAAGCACTCCACTCCAAAGGCAGCATGCTTCCTTGCCTAG GGAACGTGTTCCTGCTCCCAAGGAGGCAGCTTCTGAGAAAAACAATGATTTAGAGAGGGAAACTTCAACTTCTGGTGCAACTAATGGTCCAGGAAATGCAACGGCAACAGAGAACGGCTCTGCCAAAGGGAACCACTCTACTCGTAGCTTATTGAAGAGTGCGAGCATTAGTGCTTCCAAGTGTATAGGAGCGCAACCAGGAACAGATACAGAG GATACAGTTGGTGAGGTAAGTGATGAGTCAGTCAACGTCGACTTGTCTCAGAAGGTTGCAACCCTCCATGCCTGA